Proteins from a single region of Chromobacterium sp. ATCC 53434:
- a CDS encoding DUF1615 domain-containing protein: MKVRLTLLAASLLVAACATPPNPAPIVAPEAPASAPAVDVPPPEQPASAPVTAPVAPPRPVTRPVQPPAAISESQGRALLDRLLPPGIPDRRGWSNDVMGAFSHLKIPYTPQFFCAALAVAEQESGFSPDPVVPGLSKIVWGEIEQRRQKYLIPQFVVDAAMSKASPDGRSFKQRVDALRTKREMNALYEDMVRELPFGQTIFEHKNPIRDGGPMQVSVAFAETHVRAWPYPYNYSSLRDEVFTRRGSVYFGTAILLQYPAPYHEMVYRFADYNAGRYASRNAAFQQAVSRLSGRKLALDGDIMLYSDKMNRVLSGQTSDTQRALQAIAGRLGISDADMMRDLRLEKLSGFGQSLLYQKVFALAGPKAPREIIPQIVLVSPKFTHKLTTEWFARRVDGRYQRCLARGGAN; the protein is encoded by the coding sequence GTGAAAGTCCGTCTGACCCTGCTGGCAGCCAGCCTGCTCGTCGCTGCCTGCGCCACGCCGCCGAACCCCGCCCCCATCGTCGCGCCCGAGGCGCCGGCCTCCGCTCCCGCCGTCGACGTGCCGCCGCCGGAGCAGCCTGCCTCGGCGCCGGTGACCGCGCCGGTCGCGCCGCCGCGCCCGGTGACGCGGCCGGTTCAGCCGCCCGCGGCGATCTCGGAAAGCCAGGGGCGCGCCTTGCTGGACCGCCTGCTGCCGCCGGGCATCCCGGACCGCAGGGGCTGGAGCAACGACGTGATGGGCGCCTTCAGCCATCTGAAGATTCCGTACACGCCGCAGTTCTTCTGCGCGGCGCTGGCGGTGGCGGAGCAGGAGTCCGGCTTCAGCCCGGACCCGGTGGTGCCCGGTCTGTCTAAAATTGTCTGGGGCGAGATCGAGCAGCGCCGGCAGAAATATCTGATTCCGCAATTCGTCGTCGACGCGGCGATGAGCAAGGCGTCGCCGGACGGCCGCAGCTTCAAGCAGCGGGTGGACGCCTTGCGCACCAAGCGGGAGATGAACGCGCTGTACGAGGACATGGTGCGCGAGCTGCCGTTCGGCCAGACCATCTTCGAGCACAAGAACCCGATACGCGACGGCGGGCCGATGCAGGTCAGCGTGGCCTTCGCCGAGACCCATGTCCGCGCCTGGCCGTATCCGTACAACTATTCCAGCCTGCGCGACGAAGTCTTCACCCGCCGCGGCAGCGTCTACTTCGGCACCGCCATCCTGCTGCAGTACCCGGCGCCGTACCACGAGATGGTCTACCGCTTCGCCGACTACAACGCCGGCCGTTACGCCAGCCGCAACGCCGCCTTCCAGCAGGCGGTGTCCCGCCTGTCCGGCCGCAAGCTGGCGCTGGACGGCGACATCATGCTGTACAGCGACAAGATGAACCGCGTGCTGTCCGGCCAGACCAGCGACACCCAGCGCGCGCTGCAAGCCATCGCCGGCCGCCTGGGCATCAGCGACGCCGACATGATGCGCGACCTGCGGCTGGAGAAGCTGTCCGGCTTCGGCCAGAGTCTGCTATATCAAAAGGTATTCGCGCTGGCCGGGCCGAAGGCGCCGCGCGAGATCATTCCGCAGATCGTGTTGGTCAGTCCCAAGTTCACCCACAAACTGACCACCGAGTGGTTCGCGCGCCGCGTCGACGGCCGCTACCAGCGCTGCCTGGCGCGCGGCGGCGCCAACTAG
- a CDS encoding ABC transporter substrate-binding protein yields the protein MAGWRMAAVLSGALLAADARAETLRMLLTQIPGVIELAPDGASMRGTGIDLMKEVGRRAGVELHFEVYPQARARLMVEQQPDACFPAGRLPELQAKYKWSAPLLQMRLVLLARGDDGRQLHGLERAQSLRVGAMRGTMVAARLKERGVAVEESADYLSGLEKLKLGRLDLWGMLDVGVASLAKRLGMPPPRVAWVVDTLDVSFACNRQADDALIARLDRAIAAMRADGSMARFDLR from the coding sequence ATGGCTGGGTGGCGAATGGCGGCGGTCCTGTCGGGCGCCTTGCTGGCGGCGGATGCGCGGGCCGAGACCCTGCGCATGCTGTTGACGCAGATTCCCGGCGTCATCGAATTGGCGCCCGATGGCGCGAGCATGCGGGGCACCGGCATCGATCTGATGAAGGAGGTCGGACGACGGGCCGGCGTGGAGCTGCATTTCGAGGTCTATCCGCAGGCGCGCGCCCGCCTGATGGTGGAGCAGCAGCCCGACGCCTGCTTTCCGGCGGGCCGTCTGCCCGAGCTGCAGGCGAAGTACAAGTGGAGCGCGCCGCTGCTGCAGATGCGCCTGGTCTTGCTGGCCAGGGGCGACGATGGCCGACAGCTGCATGGCCTGGAGCGGGCGCAGTCGCTGCGGGTGGGCGCGATGCGCGGCACCATGGTGGCGGCGCGGCTGAAGGAGCGGGGCGTGGCGGTGGAGGAGAGCGCCGACTACCTGAGCGGGCTGGAGAAATTGAAGCTGGGCAGGCTGGATCTGTGGGGAATGCTGGACGTCGGCGTCGCCTCGCTGGCGAAGCGCCTGGGCATGCCGCCGCCCCGGGTGGCCTGGGTGGTGGACACGCTGGACGTGTCCTTCGCCTGTAACCGGCAGGCGGACGACGCGCTGATCGCGCGCCTGGACCGCGCCATCGCCGCGATGCGCGCCGACGGCAGCATGGCCCGTTTCGACCTGCGTTGA
- a CDS encoding sodium-dependent transporter, with product MARSQWGSRLGFILAAAGSAIGLGAIWKFPYVAATNGGGAFLFVYLGICLTLGLVLMVSEMALGRAANAGAVGAFRRLAGGFWPVIGYMGVLVCFLILSFYSVVGGWTVAYIVKSLQGSIMTSDPKALGAIFSGFISDPVQPVLYHGGFALLTLAVVVGGVQKGIETLSKFLMPALFALMLVLIARGLTLPGAIEGVGYFVAPDFSKVSAAMLVDALGLAFFSLSLGLGIMITYGSYVGRESKLVSSALWVIALTVATCFLAGLMVLPAVFAFGFDPSAGPGLTFITMPAVFAHLPLGQLFAVMFFCLLLLAALTSSVSLLEVVTSFAIDELRLSRRAAAVLMAAGTFLLGVPASLSLGVWSDYQLFGMNFFDLLDFVTSKLLMPAGELLLALFVGWKAWPVVRNELSSGRSPRTMRCMRGFCMALAPLLIGWIMVAGIGG from the coding sequence ATGGCTAGATCTCAATGGGGCTCGCGCCTCGGTTTCATTCTCGCGGCAGCCGGCTCGGCCATCGGGCTGGGCGCCATCTGGAAGTTTCCCTACGTCGCCGCCACCAATGGCGGCGGAGCGTTCCTGTTTGTTTACCTCGGCATCTGCCTGACGCTGGGCCTGGTGCTGATGGTGTCGGAGATGGCGCTGGGACGCGCCGCCAATGCCGGCGCCGTCGGCGCCTTCCGCCGGCTTGCCGGCGGTTTCTGGCCGGTGATCGGCTATATGGGCGTGCTGGTGTGTTTCCTGATCCTGTCGTTCTACAGCGTGGTCGGCGGCTGGACCGTCGCCTATATCGTCAAGTCGCTGCAGGGCAGCATCATGACGTCCGATCCGAAGGCGCTGGGCGCCATCTTCAGCGGCTTCATCAGCGATCCGGTGCAGCCGGTGCTGTATCACGGCGGCTTCGCGCTGCTGACGCTGGCCGTGGTGGTCGGCGGCGTGCAGAAGGGCATAGAGACGCTGTCCAAGTTCCTGATGCCGGCGCTGTTCGCGCTGATGCTGGTGCTGATCGCGCGCGGCCTGACGCTGCCGGGCGCGATCGAGGGGGTAGGCTACTTCGTCGCGCCGGACTTCTCCAAGGTCAGCGCGGCCATGCTGGTCGACGCGCTGGGCCTGGCCTTCTTCTCCCTGTCGCTGGGCCTGGGCATCATGATCACCTATGGCTCCTACGTCGGTCGCGAATCCAAGCTGGTGAGCTCGGCGCTGTGGGTGATCGCGCTGACGGTGGCCACCTGCTTCCTGGCCGGCCTGATGGTGCTGCCGGCGGTGTTCGCCTTCGGCTTCGACCCGTCGGCCGGCCCCGGCCTGACCTTCATCACGATGCCGGCGGTGTTCGCCCACCTGCCGCTGGGCCAGCTGTTCGCGGTGATGTTCTTCTGCCTGCTGCTGCTGGCGGCGCTGACGTCTTCGGTGTCGCTGCTGGAGGTGGTGACCAGCTTCGCCATCGACGAGTTGCGTCTGTCGCGCCGCGCCGCCGCCGTCCTGATGGCCGCCGGCACCTTCCTGCTGGGCGTGCCGGCCTCGCTGTCGCTGGGCGTCTGGAGCGATTATCAGCTGTTCGGGATGAATTTCTTCGACTTGCTGGACTTCGTCACCTCCAAGCTGCTGATGCCGGCCGGCGAGCTGCTGCTGGCGTTGTTCGTCGGCTGGAAGGCCTGGCCGGTGGTCAGGAACGAGCTGTCGTCGGGCCGCTCGCCGCGGACCATGCGGTGCATGCGCGGCTTCTGCATGGCGCTGGCGCCGTTGCTGATAGGCTGGATCATGGTGGCCGGCATCGGCGGATGA